CATATTGATGATTCTCTGCCCCAAACAGATTCCGCTTCGGGTCCAGAGTCTGGAGTTTGTTCAACTTTCCCTGTATGCGTTCCAACTGTACCTTGTACATGTACGTAAGCCTCCTTCCATCGCGTTGTACCTATAACGTCAGATTCGAATCAAGTCATTCAAACTATTTTCGCTTTGCAGACTGGGTTTGATGGTAATCCATATTTGATTGCTTTCCCTCAATATTATGCACGCATAATTTCCGGGCTCCATCTGGAGCAACACACCACCGCAAGACTCATCGGGTTCTAGCTCGCCCCCAGTGACATCCTCCGCCGCCCCCAGATACACGTTACCGGAAGGGACACGTAGATGGTATACCTGTGCAATCTCCAGTTCCTTCCCCGCATCATCCAGACTCCATGTCACCTCATACTGTCCATCTTCACCCAGATTCAGAAACAAACAGTTGCCTGCATTTACCTCTGTCAGTTCATCCTCTGCAATAGACCACCAGTCCGGTGTGTCTCCAACACGATGTTTTAGCGCCCCCAGATCGTACAGGCACAATGCTGCCGTATCCGTGAAGAACTGAAACTTCCCGTTCATTCTATCTCTCCTTTCTAATTCAAAATAAACACCTTGACCCTAGGTCAGACCTAAGGTTTATAGTGGAACTATTCCATTCAAGCAGACAGGAGCCAGCTTAATGAACAAATACATTACGATTAGCGAACTATCCAAATTAATGCATGTTTCAATCCATCAAATTCGATACTTTGAGGAAAAAGAAATACTTTTCCCGGCATATGTGGATACCAACCACTACCGTATGTATGGAATGGATGAGATCTACCAGCTTTCTCACATTCTTCTATTGCGCAAGTTGAATGTCCCTGTTCAGCAAATCAAAGAGTGCATGCTCTCCTATTCCGCAGATGACTATAACCGATTATTAACCGATTCACTTCGAGCTGTACAATCACAGATTGATTCGTTAATGCATATGGAACAATTCATTCAAGGCATATTGCAGGAACAGCAGGAATGGATCAGCCAATCCCAGCAGGATCAGTGTATACCCATATATGAGATAAAGGAAATTCCTGTTCGGCATTTCACCACTTGGATCACCATCCAACCAAACGAATCTCTGCATGCCCGTGCACTTTATCAGCATCGTACGGATCAACCTGCATTGTTTGAAATTGATTTACACTACTTGTATACCTTAGACCAGGTTGCAGTCTGTGTTCCGTTTTCTAATGCTACCAGCGATTCTTTTGTTGAAAAAGGGTTATATCTAACCAGATCATTCACAGTGACATCCGAAGAAAATATTACCCAGGAAATTCATCACCTTAAGGAATATGCATTTCAAGCCACTTACGTGCTGGTAGACCCTATAATCTTGATTGAAAAGTCCTATCTCTCCATGTTAGGAACTGATCAATTACACTATGAGATTCAGGCCAGAATTGAGGTCACTCCTCCTAAAGTGAAAGAAAGGAACCCATTATGAACCTCACGACTCCAATTCAAATTGTGGACTATGATGATCAAAATCAACATCAACTGGCTGTCCGAAAATTAATAGTCCATTCTTTTGCAACCAAGTTTGAGGCTCTTGTTCGGCTCGCCCCAACGGAAATAGTTGACTTGCTTGGCGCTATATGGATTGATCAGGGAAACTCACCCTCCGATAGGCAGTTCATTGCAATGGATGGAAACCAGGTTGTCGGGGTTCTATGCCTGAAATGGTGCCTCAAAAACCCCCTACAGATAAAAAAGGAGATCCATCACATTCCACTCCGTAAGCTTTGCAAGCAATACGGACTACGCAATGTCTGCATGTTTATGGTCGGAATGATTGCCCTGGAATATAAGCCAAGTCCACACGAATGTTATATTGAGCATTTGGCTGTAGCTTCAAGTCACCGAAAGCGTGGGATTGCCAGACAGTTGCTGATTACTGCTCAGCAGTTTGCAAACCAACATCTCCATTGTAAATATATATCTTTGCACGTATCCAGCAGCAACACACAAGCCATTCGTCTTTACCAACAATTGAACTTCAGAGTGGAATCATCACACAACAGCATTTCCCGAAAATTCCTGTTCCGTGAACCTGAATGGATTTTCATGATGATCCCTATCTCTAACATACAGGAGGCATTTCAGTGTTTAAACAACAGCCCCCTAGACTAAGATTATTTACGACCTCAGTTTTCAAATGGCTGATCGGTGTAACAATCATCATTCTGGCTATTGTGTCTTGGCTGCTCATTCAGAACACATTCAACATGAAAGAAACACGCATCTCCATTCCAACCTCATATGGACAATTAACGGGTATACTCACACTGCCCAAACAGCATTCAGATAAGGTTGGCCTTGTCGTTTTTGTACATGGTGATGGTCCGATTAATGCCAGTTATGACGGTGGGTATCGACCTTTGTGGGAAAAGCTTGCCATGGCGGGGTATGCCTCCCTCTCGTTGGATAAACGTGGTGTTGGCGGTTCCTCGGGAAACTGGCTTGACCAAACCATGGAGGATCGTGCACAGGATGTCTTAACCGCCATTGAATGGGCCAGAAAAGAACCCTCTATTGATCAAGATCGAATTGGTTTGTGGGGTGCCAGCCAGGCTGGATGGGTCATTCCAAACATCGTGAAACAAGAT
This window of the Paenibacillus marchantiae genome carries:
- a CDS encoding MerR family transcriptional regulator encodes the protein MNKYITISELSKLMHVSIHQIRYFEEKEILFPAYVDTNHYRMYGMDEIYQLSHILLLRKLNVPVQQIKECMLSYSADDYNRLLTDSLRAVQSQIDSLMHMEQFIQGILQEQQEWISQSQQDQCIPIYEIKEIPVRHFTTWITIQPNESLHARALYQHRTDQPALFEIDLHYLYTLDQVAVCVPFSNATSDSFVEKGLYLTRSFTVTSEENITQEIHHLKEYAFQATYVLVDPIILIEKSYLSMLGTDQLHYEIQARIEVTPPKVKERNPL
- a CDS encoding GNAT family N-acetyltransferase — translated: MNLTTPIQIVDYDDQNQHQLAVRKLIVHSFATKFEALVRLAPTEIVDLLGAIWIDQGNSPSDRQFIAMDGNQVVGVLCLKWCLKNPLQIKKEIHHIPLRKLCKQYGLRNVCMFMVGMIALEYKPSPHECYIEHLAVASSHRKRGIARQLLITAQQFANQHLHCKYISLHVSSSNTQAIRLYQQLNFRVESSHNSISRKFLFREPEWIFMMIPISNIQEAFQCLNNSPLD
- a CDS encoding DUF6386 family protein: MNGKFQFFTDTAALCLYDLGALKHRVGDTPDWWSIAEDELTEVNAGNCLFLNLGEDGQYEVTWSLDDAGKELEIAQVYHLRVPSGNVYLGAAEDVTGGELEPDESCGGVLLQMEPGNYACIILRESNQIWITIKPSLQSENSLNDLIRI